One genomic window of bacterium includes the following:
- a CDS encoding 3-oxoacyl-[acyl-carrier-protein] synthase III C-terminal domain-containing protein, which produces MNPVISAIGTAVPQYAYTQEQVFSSLKLRGLFKELFIGTRIKIRRFSIPLEKVLRLSVQELYESYQQEAIKLSKEAINNCLARAKIEASAIDCIVLVSCTGYTCPGLSHYVAREVGLRPDVVHNNLLGMGCGAAAPALRRGYDFLRLNRGKALIVCVEICSATYHPDRSLEMAIGDAIFADGAAAALVSSDGDGFAFVDFLSVSATDHIDKLGYRWDDARLKLVLTPNLPEIVSPLLAEVTDKLLKYNKLKKSSISIWAIHGGGVSILDKAKEVLRIDEDDIKYSRLIWSEYGNLSSPTILFTLKELMDKNAIKQGDKTIMLTMGAGIEVDGILLEYEGGG; this is translated from the coding sequence ATGAATCCAGTAATTTCAGCTATAGGCACGGCAGTACCTCAATATGCTTACACTCAAGAACAGGTCTTCTCAAGCTTAAAATTGAGAGGACTTTTTAAGGAACTATTCATCGGAACAAGGATAAAGATTAGAAGATTTTCTATCCCTCTTGAGAAGGTGCTGAGGTTAAGTGTACAAGAACTCTATGAAAGTTATCAGCAGGAAGCTATTAAGTTGTCAAAAGAGGCGATTAATAACTGTCTTGCCCGGGCAAAAATCGAAGCCTCGGCAATTGACTGTATTGTCTTAGTATCCTGCACGGGATATACTTGTCCTGGCTTAAGTCACTATGTTGCCAGGGAAGTTGGATTAAGGCCAGATGTTGTCCATAACAACCTTTTGGGGATGGGATGTGGTGCGGCTGCTCCAGCCCTTCGCCGAGGATATGATTTTCTTCGCCTGAATAGAGGAAAAGCTCTTATTGTCTGTGTCGAAATCTGTTCGGCAACCTATCATCCTGATCGCAGCCTGGAGATGGCAATAGGTGATGCTATTTTTGCCGATGGGGCTGCGGCGGCTCTGGTATCTTCGGATGGTGATGGTTTTGCCTTTGTAGATTTCCTCTCTGTCTCGGCTACAGACCATATAGATAAGTTAGGTTATAGATGGGATGATGCCAGATTAAAGCTTGTCCTGACACCAAATCTCCCAGAAATAGTTAGTCCTCTTTTGGCTGAAGTAACAGATAAGCTTCTTAAATACAATAAGCTCAAAAAATCGTCCATCTCAATCTGGGCGATTCATGGAGGGGGAGTTTCAATCCTTGATAAGGCTAAAGAGGTTTTAAGAATTGATGAAGATGATATAAAATATTCTCGTTTGATATGGTCAGAATACGGCAATCTATCGAGCCCAACAATCTTGTTTACCCTTAAAGAACTGATGGATAAAAATGCGATTAAACAAGGGGATAAAACTATTATGTTGACGATGGGCGCTGGCATTGAAGTGGATGGGATTTTGTTAGAGTATGAAGGAGGTGGTTGA